In the Wyeomyia smithii strain HCP4-BCI-WySm-NY-G18 chromosome 2, ASM2978416v1, whole genome shotgun sequence genome, one interval contains:
- the LOC129721513 gene encoding zinc finger protein 569-like isoform X5, whose translation MCAAQTNPPASFNYTWGFADNSRTESVVEISPNINYTVSDATMPYLQLPDGASIIVQKDAKGTITHATNKGAVRRMIVVNDPSALQQGTAQRIITTSGTTATVTTGHPAVKKHEVITNGIIDSKTKILTTGSAGGATAFMSPLGPIQLTAEECNDILMKRAAAAVAANNQHAITTNTEGHHAAIAVQVQKVIQGLEEGEDSQATTSTHQLKIEPTLTISPKLEAVEIDYNEYVQQESDTPTPNVVPKERPYSCDQCGKSFLLKHHLTTHARVHTGERPHVCVHCGKDFAHKHCLNTHLLLHSTDRPYQCQECKKSFTLKHHLLTHSRVHSRERPFVCQECGRSFPLKRHLVTHSKFHAGERPYVCEDCGESFAQKEHLVMHSRFHGSVNPFVCPDCGATFPRKFQLVNHGKLHGRIPHSCTLCGKEFLQKRTLAAHMRIHTGDQPFPCIACGEGFRTKSELNAHNRLTHGGVNPNSSNTTIITTNTVVTTNAQQQAQAQAQAQAQAQAQAQAQAQAQAQAQAQAQAQAQAQQQAQQQQQQQHIEVQQIQHHQGQQTVQDVNTGNIITTISTGQSSPEASPRPQYACRECGSAFNSREALALHLRLHTGDKSLMTDLCALTAALPGHLFPVNQEYSLIGGGTTVVTTNPVMQSSPVPVQIITSSGQVVQQTLQPQSPPHQQAQVQQHQQPQQQQVQTHNTHQQQVQVVQQPQQVQQQQIQHPQTVVLAQAKPKSHYCGHCGKGFAAKHGLLLHNRRHPNGGCTVRTHVCECGKAFFQKNHLMLHQRQHLEQNQRGGGQSQAQAQQGQPQQQLVVIQQTNQEALVQQQQQQQAAAQQQAQQQQQQAAAQQQQQAQQQHQLQQQQQAQQQAQNQAQNNQQHAMRNLVIANQPVQVQYVQVLESNTAQVIKYEIIHDSSRQSNVE comes from the exons ATGCCATACTTGCAGTTACCAGACGGTGCTAGCATTATAGTCCAGAAGGATGCCAAGGGAACGATCACGCATGCCACCAACAAGGGTGCGGTGCGGCGAATGATCGTGGTCAACGATCCGTCCGCGTTGCAGCAAGGCACAGCACAACG TATTATTACCACAAGTGGTACGACGGCTACCGTTACCACGGGTCATCCAGCAGTGAAGAAACATGAAGTTATAA CGAACGGAATCATTGATTCTAAGACAAAAATTCTAACCACGGGCTCAGCGGGTGGTGCCACCGCTTTCATGTCCCCCCTGGGACCGATTCAACTGACGGCCGAAGAATGTAATGATATTCTAATGAAACGAGCGGCAGCTGCAGTGGCCGCCAATAATCAACATGCCATAACCACCAACACAGAAGGCCATCATGCAG CAATTGCTGTCCAGGTGCAAAAGGTCATTCAAGGGCTTGAAGAAGGAGAAGACTCACAAGCCACAACGTCAACACATCAGCTGAAAATCGAACCAACGCTGACCATTTCACCCAAGCTAGAAGCGGTTGAAATCGATTAC AATGAATATGTTCAGCAAGAGTCCGATACTCCCACGCCAAACGTAGTACCGAAGGAGCGGCCTTACTCTTGTGACCAGTGTGGCAAATCCTTTCTACTGAAACATCATCTTACAACACACGCCCGCGTTCACACCG GCGAACGACCGCACGTTTGCGTTCACTGTGGTAAAGATTTTGCCCACAAACACTGTTTAAATACCCATCTACTGCTTCATTCGACGGATCGTCCCTACCAGTGTCAAGAATGCAAAAAGAGTTTTACGTTGAAGCACCACTTGCTGACCCATTCGCGCGTACATAGCCGCGAACGCCCATTCGTGTGCCAGGAGTGTGGTCGATCATTTCCGTTAAAACGACATCTGGTAACCCACAGTAAGTTCCACGCCGGCGAACGGCCCTACGTCTGCGAGGACTGTGGTGAGAGTTTTGCTCAAAAGGAGCATCTGGTTATGCATTCGCGTTTTCATGGATCGGTAAATCCGTTCGTGTGCCCCGACTGTGGAGCAACTTTTCCACGTAAATTTCAGTTGGTAAATCATGGAAAACTCCACGGCCGCATCCCACATTCTTGCACTCTTTGCGGAAAAGAATTCCTACAAAAACGAACACTCGCTGCTCATATGAG GATTCACACCGGCGATCAACCATTCCCTTGTATTGCCTGTGGGGAAGGTTTTAGAACCAAATCTGAACTGAACGCTCACAACCGATTAACCCATGGCGGCGTAAACCCGAACTCGTCCAATACCACAATTATAACTACCAACACGGTGGTTACGACAAACGCCCAGCAGCAAGCCCAGGCTCAAGCCCAAGCTCAAGCTCAGGCCCAAGCACAAGCCCAAGCTCAAGCGCAGGCTCAAGCACAGGCCCAAGCTCAGGCCCAAGCTCAGGCTCAAGCGCAGCAGCAAgctcagcaacagcagcagcaacaacacaTCGAAGTACAACAAATTCAACACCATCAAGGACAGCAGACTGTGCAAGATGTTAATACCGGCAATATAATTACCACCATCTCCACTGGCCAGAGCTCCCCAGAAGCCTCTCCAAGACCGCAATACGCCTGCCGCGAGTGTGGCAGTGCTTTCAATAGCCGAGAAGCACTTGCGCTGCATTTACGCCTCCATACTGGTGATAAGAGCTTGATGACGGATCTGTGTGCATTAACCGCTGCTCTTCCCGGTCATCTGTTTCCAGTCAATCAAG AATATTCACTAATAGGAGGTGGCACAACCGTTGTAACCACAAATCCTGTAATGCAATCGTCTCCCGTTCCAGTACAAATTATCACCTCCTCTGGTCAGGTGGTACAGCAAACATTACAGCCGCAAAGTCCCCCTCATCAGCAGGCTCAAGTTCAGCAGCATCAGCAGCCGCAACAACAGCAAGTCCAAACCCACAATACGCACCAGCAACAGGTTCAGGTGGTTCAGCAACCACAGCAGGTCCAGCAGCAGCAAATACAGCACCCGCAAACGGTGGTATTAGCACAGGCCAAACCAAAATCACACTACTGCGGTCACTGTGGCAAAGGGTTCGCAGCTAAGCATGGCCTTCTGCTACATAACCGCCGTCATCCTAACGGTGGTTGTACTGTAAGGACTCACGTGTGCGAATGCGGAAAAGCATTCTTCCAGAAGAATCATCTAATGCTACATCAGCGACAGCATCTGGAGCAAAATCAACGCGGTGGCGGTCAAAGTCAAGCGCAGGCGCAGCAGGGTCAGCCACAGCAACAGCTGGTAGTG ATTCAACAAACTAATCAGGAGGCACTtgttcagcagcagcagcagcaacaagcgGCTGCCCAGCAACAagctcaacaacaacaacagcaggcagcagcacaacaacaacagcaggcACAGCAGCAACACCAGctacagcaacaacagcaagcCCAGCAGCAGGCACAAAATCAAGCCCAAAATAATCAGCAGCACGCAATGCGCAACCTGGTTATCGCTAACCAGCCTGTGCAGGTACAATAT GTGCAGGTTCTAGAAAGCAACACGGCTCAAGTGATTAAATATGAGATCATTCACGACTCTTCGAGGCAGTCAAACGTCGAGTGA
- the LOC129721513 gene encoding zinc finger protein 569-like isoform X3, whose translation MCAAQTNPPASFNYTWGFADNSRTESVVEISPNINYTVSDATLPDGASIIVQKDAKGTITHATNKGAVRRMIVVNDPSALQQGTAQRIITTSGTTATVTTGHPAVKKHEVINQSNSALANGIIDSKTKILTTGSAGGATAFMSPLGPIQLTAEECNDILMKRAAAAVAANNQHAITTNTEGHHAAIAVQVQKVIQGLEEGEDSQATTSTHQLKIEPTLTISPKLEAVEIDYNEYVQQESDTPTPNVVPKERPYSCDQCGKSFLLKHHLTTHARVHTGERPHVCVHCGKDFAHKHCLNTHLLLHSTDRPYQCQECKKSFTLKHHLLTHSRVHSRERPFVCQECGRSFPLKRHLVTHSKFHAGERPYVCEDCGESFAQKEHLVMHSRFHGSVNPFVCPDCGATFPRKFQLVNHGKLHGRIPHSCTLCGKEFLQKRTLAAHMRIHTGDQPFPCIACGEGFRTKSELNAHNRLTHGGVNPNSSNTTIITTNTVVTTNAQQQAQAQAQAQAQAQAQAQAQAQAQAQAQAQAQAQAQAQQQAQQQQQQQHIEVQQIQHHQGQQTVQDVNTGNIITTISTGQSSPEASPRPQYACRECGSAFNSREALALHLRLHTGDKSLMTDLCALTAALPGHLFPVNQEYSLIGGGTTVVTTNPVMQSSPVPVQIITSSGQVVQQTLQPQSPPHQQAQVQQHQQPQQQQVQTHNTHQQQVQVVQQPQQVQQQQIQHPQTVVLAQAKPKSHYCGHCGKGFAAKHGLLLHNRRHPNGGCTVRTHVCECGKAFFQKNHLMLHQRQHLEQNQRGGGQSQAQAQQGQPQQQLVVIQQTNQEALVQQQQQQQAAAQQQAQQQQQQAAAQQQQQAQQQHQLQQQQQAQQQAQNQAQNNQQHAMRNLVIANQPVQVQYVQVLESNTAQVIKYEIIHDSSRQSNVE comes from the exons TTACCAGACGGTGCTAGCATTATAGTCCAGAAGGATGCCAAGGGAACGATCACGCATGCCACCAACAAGGGTGCGGTGCGGCGAATGATCGTGGTCAACGATCCGTCCGCGTTGCAGCAAGGCACAGCACAACG TATTATTACCACAAGTGGTACGACGGCTACCGTTACCACGGGTCATCCAGCAGTGAAGAAACATGAAGTTATAA ATCAATCTAATTCTGCCCTAGCGAACGGAATCATTGATTCTAAGACAAAAATTCTAACCACGGGCTCAGCGGGTGGTGCCACCGCTTTCATGTCCCCCCTGGGACCGATTCAACTGACGGCCGAAGAATGTAATGATATTCTAATGAAACGAGCGGCAGCTGCAGTGGCCGCCAATAATCAACATGCCATAACCACCAACACAGAAGGCCATCATGCAG CAATTGCTGTCCAGGTGCAAAAGGTCATTCAAGGGCTTGAAGAAGGAGAAGACTCACAAGCCACAACGTCAACACATCAGCTGAAAATCGAACCAACGCTGACCATTTCACCCAAGCTAGAAGCGGTTGAAATCGATTAC AATGAATATGTTCAGCAAGAGTCCGATACTCCCACGCCAAACGTAGTACCGAAGGAGCGGCCTTACTCTTGTGACCAGTGTGGCAAATCCTTTCTACTGAAACATCATCTTACAACACACGCCCGCGTTCACACCG GCGAACGACCGCACGTTTGCGTTCACTGTGGTAAAGATTTTGCCCACAAACACTGTTTAAATACCCATCTACTGCTTCATTCGACGGATCGTCCCTACCAGTGTCAAGAATGCAAAAAGAGTTTTACGTTGAAGCACCACTTGCTGACCCATTCGCGCGTACATAGCCGCGAACGCCCATTCGTGTGCCAGGAGTGTGGTCGATCATTTCCGTTAAAACGACATCTGGTAACCCACAGTAAGTTCCACGCCGGCGAACGGCCCTACGTCTGCGAGGACTGTGGTGAGAGTTTTGCTCAAAAGGAGCATCTGGTTATGCATTCGCGTTTTCATGGATCGGTAAATCCGTTCGTGTGCCCCGACTGTGGAGCAACTTTTCCACGTAAATTTCAGTTGGTAAATCATGGAAAACTCCACGGCCGCATCCCACATTCTTGCACTCTTTGCGGAAAAGAATTCCTACAAAAACGAACACTCGCTGCTCATATGAG GATTCACACCGGCGATCAACCATTCCCTTGTATTGCCTGTGGGGAAGGTTTTAGAACCAAATCTGAACTGAACGCTCACAACCGATTAACCCATGGCGGCGTAAACCCGAACTCGTCCAATACCACAATTATAACTACCAACACGGTGGTTACGACAAACGCCCAGCAGCAAGCCCAGGCTCAAGCCCAAGCTCAAGCTCAGGCCCAAGCACAAGCCCAAGCTCAAGCGCAGGCTCAAGCACAGGCCCAAGCTCAGGCCCAAGCTCAGGCTCAAGCGCAGCAGCAAgctcagcaacagcagcagcaacaacacaTCGAAGTACAACAAATTCAACACCATCAAGGACAGCAGACTGTGCAAGATGTTAATACCGGCAATATAATTACCACCATCTCCACTGGCCAGAGCTCCCCAGAAGCCTCTCCAAGACCGCAATACGCCTGCCGCGAGTGTGGCAGTGCTTTCAATAGCCGAGAAGCACTTGCGCTGCATTTACGCCTCCATACTGGTGATAAGAGCTTGATGACGGATCTGTGTGCATTAACCGCTGCTCTTCCCGGTCATCTGTTTCCAGTCAATCAAG AATATTCACTAATAGGAGGTGGCACAACCGTTGTAACCACAAATCCTGTAATGCAATCGTCTCCCGTTCCAGTACAAATTATCACCTCCTCTGGTCAGGTGGTACAGCAAACATTACAGCCGCAAAGTCCCCCTCATCAGCAGGCTCAAGTTCAGCAGCATCAGCAGCCGCAACAACAGCAAGTCCAAACCCACAATACGCACCAGCAACAGGTTCAGGTGGTTCAGCAACCACAGCAGGTCCAGCAGCAGCAAATACAGCACCCGCAAACGGTGGTATTAGCACAGGCCAAACCAAAATCACACTACTGCGGTCACTGTGGCAAAGGGTTCGCAGCTAAGCATGGCCTTCTGCTACATAACCGCCGTCATCCTAACGGTGGTTGTACTGTAAGGACTCACGTGTGCGAATGCGGAAAAGCATTCTTCCAGAAGAATCATCTAATGCTACATCAGCGACAGCATCTGGAGCAAAATCAACGCGGTGGCGGTCAAAGTCAAGCGCAGGCGCAGCAGGGTCAGCCACAGCAACAGCTGGTAGTG ATTCAACAAACTAATCAGGAGGCACTtgttcagcagcagcagcagcaacaagcgGCTGCCCAGCAACAagctcaacaacaacaacagcaggcagcagcacaacaacaacagcaggcACAGCAGCAACACCAGctacagcaacaacagcaagcCCAGCAGCAGGCACAAAATCAAGCCCAAAATAATCAGCAGCACGCAATGCGCAACCTGGTTATCGCTAACCAGCCTGTGCAGGTACAATAT GTGCAGGTTCTAGAAAGCAACACGGCTCAAGTGATTAAATATGAGATCATTCACGACTCTTCGAGGCAGTCAAACGTCGAGTGA